The Raphanus sativus cultivar WK10039 chromosome 2, ASM80110v3, whole genome shotgun sequence genome includes a region encoding these proteins:
- the LOC108825595 gene encoding uncharacterized protein LOC108825595 yields the protein MSSSNFTVESCKVDSEEGVKLHTRIFKPRDADADDDDDKNLVIVLVHPFSLMGGCQALLKGIASDLACKGFCSVTFDTRGAGKSTGRATLTGFAEVKDVIAVCRWLSQEFEVDRILLVGSSAGAPIAGSAVEQVEQVVGYVSLGYPFGLLASVLFGRHHKSVLSSPKPKLFVMGTKDGFTSVSQLKKKLKSAAGRTETHLIEGVSHFQMEGPEYDSQMTDVICNFISSM from the exons ATGTCGTCGTCAAACTTCACGGTGGAGTCGTGTAAAGTTGATTCGGAGGAAGGGGTGAAGCTTCACACGAGAATCTTCAAACCCAgagacgccgacgccgacgacGACGATGACAAAAATCTTGTGATAGTGTTGGTACATCCCTTCTCGCTCATGGGTGGTTGTCAAGCTTTGCTCAAGGGCATCGCTTCCGATTTGGCCTGTAAGGGATTCTGCTCTGTCACTTTCGACACGAGAGGCGCTGGAAAGTCCACGGGAAGGGCTACTCTTACTGGCTTCGCTGAGGTCAAGGACGTGATCGCCGTTTGTCGGTGGCTTTCTCAGGAATTCGAGGTTGATAGGATCTTACTCGTGGGTTCTTCTGCCG GTGCACCAATTGCAGGATCAGCAGTGGAGCAAGTAGAGCAAGTGGTGGGATATGTGAGCTTGGGATACCCATTTGGTCTACTAGCCTCGGTTCTATTTGGACGGCACCACAAGTCCGTTCTCTCATCCCCTAAGCCCAAACTCTTCGTTATGGGAACAAAAGACGGCTTCACTAGCGTTAGCCAGctcaagaagaagctgaaaTCTGCAGCGGGACGCACAGAAACACACCTCATCGAAGGCGTTAGCCATTTCCAGATGGAAGGACCTGAATATGATTCTCAAATGACCGATGTCATTTGCAACTTTATTTCATCCATGTAA
- the LOC130498625 gene encoding uncharacterized protein LOC130498625 isoform X1: MSYRVSSILLLILLDGSCLPSGFASVCDHHHNNELEEVFRCGIERKCHHHSLFPRPPSLEVDGDLLDRFCFWEKMRISLLLSCLLVSTCLFTSSSSQSADGVFMGTEVNSNIKIETFCLLLIRAGFVSLDCGGTEPFTDEHGLNWTPDDHLLYGSMYLTGVEDKFHLSVAARINFGAETEDPVRYPDDPYDRIWESDLLKKANCVSKNPQIRGCWDCTICSVFVNHEQMPTTYITCPVSIYNKMV; the protein is encoded by the exons ATGAGTTACCGGGTCTCCTCCATactcctcctcatcctcctAGATGGATCATGTTTACCTTCCGGGTTCGCTTCTGTTTGCGATCATCATCATAATAATGAATTGGAGGAGGTGTTCCGATGCGGAATCGAGAGAAAGTGTCATCATCATTCTCTGTTTCCCAGACCTCCTTCTTTAGAG GTGGATGGGGACTTGCTAGACAGGTTCTGTTTCTGG GAGAAGATGAGAATCTCGCTCCTTTTGTCGTGTCTGTTAGTTTCCACTTGTCTCTTCACTTCTTCATCATCTCAATCCGCAG ATGGAGTCTTTATGGGAACTGAAGTCAATTCCAACATAAAGATCGAAACTTTCTGTCTGTTGTTGATAAGGGCAGGTTTTGTGAGCTTGGATTGTGGAGGTACAGAGCCATTCACCGACGAACATGGACTTAACTGGACACCTGATGATCACCTCCTCTATGGTTCGATGTATCTCACTGGGGTTGAAGACAAGTTTCATCTCAGTGTTGCTGCTCGGATAAACTTTGGTGCAGAGACTGAAGATCCTGTGAG GTATCCGGATGATCCCTATGACAGAATATGGGAATCAGATTTGCTAAAGAAAGCCAACTGTGTTAGCAAAAACCCACAAATTCGTGGGTGTTGGGACTGCACTATATGCTCTGTTTTTGTTAACCATGAACAAATGCCGACGACTTATATCACATGTCCTGTAAGTATTTACAATAAGATGGTTTAA
- the LOC130498625 gene encoding uncharacterized protein LOC130498625 isoform X2: MSYRVSSILLLILLDGSCLPSGFASVCDHHHNNELEEVFRCGIERKCHHHSLFPRPPSLEVDGDLLDRFCFWCSVRAGEDENLAPFVVSVSFHLSLHFFIISIRRAGFVSLDCGGTEPFTDEHGLNWTPDDHLLYGSMYLTGVEDKFHLSVAARINFGAETEDPVRYPDDPYDRIWESDLLKKANCVSKNPQIRGCWDCTICSVFVNHEQMPTTYITCPVSIYNKMV; this comes from the exons ATGAGTTACCGGGTCTCCTCCATactcctcctcatcctcctAGATGGATCATGTTTACCTTCCGGGTTCGCTTCTGTTTGCGATCATCATCATAATAATGAATTGGAGGAGGTGTTCCGATGCGGAATCGAGAGAAAGTGTCATCATCATTCTCTGTTTCCCAGACCTCCTTCTTTAGAG GTGGATGGGGACTTGCTAGACAGGTTCTGTTTCTGG TGTTCTGTCCGAGCAGGAGAAGATGAGAATCTCGCTCCTTTTGTCGTGTCTGTTAGTTTCCACTTGTCTCTTCACTTCTTCATCATCTCAATCCGCAG GGCAGGTTTTGTGAGCTTGGATTGTGGAGGTACAGAGCCATTCACCGACGAACATGGACTTAACTGGACACCTGATGATCACCTCCTCTATGGTTCGATGTATCTCACTGGGGTTGAAGACAAGTTTCATCTCAGTGTTGCTGCTCGGATAAACTTTGGTGCAGAGACTGAAGATCCTGTGAG GTATCCGGATGATCCCTATGACAGAATATGGGAATCAGATTTGCTAAAGAAAGCCAACTGTGTTAGCAAAAACCCACAAATTCGTGGGTGTTGGGACTGCACTATATGCTCTGTTTTTGTTAACCATGAACAAATGCCGACGACTTATATCACATGTCCTGTAAGTATTTACAATAAGATGGTTTAA
- the LOC108843384 gene encoding probable sulfate transporter 3.5, translating into MESEKTNSSTPKGRGVNFSAPRSFFLKFSSKCKETFFPDDPFKPISQEPNGLMKTKKTLEYFVPIFEWLPKYNLQKLRYDVLAGITITSLAVPQGISYANLAGIPPIIGLYSSFVPPFVYAVLGSSSTLAVGTVAACSLLIAETFGEELLKTDPNLYLHLIFTSAFITGVFQFALGFFRLGMLVDFLSHSTITGFMGGTAIIILLQQLKGVFGIVHFTHKTDVVSVLHAVFSHRDEWKWQSALAGVCFLTFLQSTRYIRKIKPKLFWVSAMGPMVVVLVGCLVAYLVKGTEHGIKTVGPLKKGLNPPSIQYLTFDAKYLPSVLKAGIVTGLIALAEGIAIGRSFAVMKNEQTDGNKEMIAFGLMNIIGSFTSCYLTTGPFSKTAVNYNAGTKTPMSNIVMGFCMMLVLLFLAPLFSYTPLVALSAIIMSAMLGLIDYEEMYHLFKVDKFDFLVCMSAFFGVSLISMDYGLIISVGFSVLRALLYVARPSTCKLGRIPNSVMFRDVEQYPGAEEMLGYVILQMGSPIFFANSTYVRERILRWIRDEPEGVEFLLLDLSGVSSVDMTGMETLLEVRRILGSKGIKMVIINPRFEVLEKMMLSHFVEKIGKEYVFLSIDDAVQACRFNLSTAKPEP; encoded by the exons ATGGAGAGTGAAAAAACAAACTCCTCGACACCAAAGGGCCGAGGAGTAAACTTCTCAGCCCCTAGAAgcttttttcttaaatttagtTCAAAATGTAAGGAAACTTTCTTTCCTGATGATCCATTTAAACCAATATCACAAGAGCCAAACGGTTtgatgaaaacaaaaaagacaTTGGAGTATTTTGTTCCAATCTTTGAGTGGCTACCAAAGTACAATCTGCAAAAACTAAGGTACGATGTTCTTGCGGGAATAACCATCACTAGTCTTGCCGTTCCTCAGGGTATCAGTTATGCTAATCTTGCCGGTATCCCTCCCATCATTGGTCTAT ATTCAAGTTTTGTGCCGCCATTTGTGTACGCCGTGTTGGGAAGTTCGAGCACTCTCGCTGTGGGTACAGTTGCAGCATGCTCTTTGCTGATCGCTGAGACATTCGGTGAGGAACTGTTGAAAACGGATCCCAATCTCTACCTTCATTTGATCTTCACCTCGGCTTTCATCACCGGTGTATTCCAATTTGCTTTGGGATTCTtcag gTTGGGCATGTTGGTGGACTTCTTGTCACACTCGACCATAACAGGCTTCATGGGAGGGACAGCTATAATCATTCTCCTCCAACAACTTAAGGGCGTCTTTGGTATAGTCCACTTTACGCACAAAACCGACGTCGTTTCAGTTCTCCACGCAGTCTTCAGCCACCGTGATGAG TGGAAATGGCAAAGTGCACTTGCTGGGGTCTGCTTTCTTACTTTTCTTCAATCTACTCGATACATC AGGAAGATAAAACCAAAGCTATTTTGGGTATCAGCAATGGGTCCAATGGTGGTCGTCCTTGTGGGTTGCCTAGTTGCTTATTTGGTGAAAGGAACAGAACACGGGATCAAAACT GTTGGGCCTTTAAAGAAAGGACTAAATCCTCCTTCTATTCAATACTTGACCTTCGATGCCAAGTATCTGCCGTCGGTTTTGAAGGCTGGAATCGTTACTGGGCTCATCGCTTTGGcg GAAGGGATTGCCATTGGAAGAAGCTTTGCTGTCATGAAGAACGAACAAACGGACGGGAACAAAGAGATGATAGCATTTGGTCTTATGAACATAATCGGTTCCTTTACGTCTTGCTATTTGACAACAG GACCGTTTTCAAAGACAGCAGTGAACTACAACGCGGGGACAAAGACACCAATGTCCAACATAGTGATGGGCTTTTGCATGATGCTCGTGCTTCTCTTCCTAGCGCCTCTATTCAGCTACACACCACTAGTTGCTCTCTCGGCTATCATTATGTCAGCCATGTTGGGCCTCATCGACTACGAGGAGATGTACCATCTCTTCAAGGTTGACAAGTTTGATTTCCTCGTATGCATGTCTGCTTTCTTCGGTGTCTCCTTAATAAGCATGGACTACGGTCTGATCATTTCCGTTGGGTTCTCTGTCCTAAGAGCATTGTTGTACGTTGCACGGCCCTCGACTTGTAAATTGGGAAGAATACCAAACTCGGTTATGTTTCGAGACGTAGAACAGTACCCCGGTGCTGAGGAGATGCTTGGTTATGTCATTCTTCAAATGGGTTCTCCTATCTTCTTTGCCAACAGTACTTATGTCCGTGAAAGGATTTTGAGGTGGATTCGTGATGAACCTGAAGGCGTCGAGTTTCTTCTCCTTGATCTCTCTG GGGTTTCAAGCGTTGACATGACCGGGATGGAAACACTGCTCGAAGTGCGGAGAATACTTGGATCAAAAGGCATCAAG ATGGTGATAATAAATCCAAGATTTGAAGTCTTAGAAAAGATGATGTTATCACATTTTGTAGAGAAGATAGGAAAAGAGTATGTGTTCCTATCCATTGACGATGCGGTTCAAGCCTGCCGGTTTAATCTTTCCACCGCCAAACCCGAACCCTGA
- the LOC130498625 gene encoding uncharacterized protein LOC130498625 isoform X5 yields MRNREKVSSSFSVSQTSFFRGGWGLARQVLFLGEDENLAPFVVSVSFHLSLHFFIISIRRAGFVSLDCGGTEPFTDEHGLNWTPDDHLLYGSMYLTGVEDKFHLSVAARINFGAETEDPVRYPDDPYDRIWESDLLKKANCVSKNPQIRGCWDCTICSVFVNHEQMPTTYITCPVSIYNKMV; encoded by the exons ATGCGGAATCGAGAGAAAGTGTCATCATCATTCTCTGTTTCCCAGACCTCCTTCTTTAGAG GTGGATGGGGACTTGCTAGACAGGTTCTGTTTCTGG GAGAAGATGAGAATCTCGCTCCTTTTGTCGTGTCTGTTAGTTTCCACTTGTCTCTTCACTTCTTCATCATCTCAATCCGCAG GGCAGGTTTTGTGAGCTTGGATTGTGGAGGTACAGAGCCATTCACCGACGAACATGGACTTAACTGGACACCTGATGATCACCTCCTCTATGGTTCGATGTATCTCACTGGGGTTGAAGACAAGTTTCATCTCAGTGTTGCTGCTCGGATAAACTTTGGTGCAGAGACTGAAGATCCTGTGAG GTATCCGGATGATCCCTATGACAGAATATGGGAATCAGATTTGCTAAAGAAAGCCAACTGTGTTAGCAAAAACCCACAAATTCGTGGGTGTTGGGACTGCACTATATGCTCTGTTTTTGTTAACCATGAACAAATGCCGACGACTTATATCACATGTCCTGTAAGTATTTACAATAAGATGGTTTAA
- the LOC130498625 gene encoding uncharacterized protein LOC130498625 isoform X4 yields the protein MSYRVSSILLLILLDGSCLPSGFASVCDHHHNNELEEVFRCGIERKCHHHSLFPRPPSLEVDGDLLDRFCFWEKMRISLLLSCLLVSTCLFTSSSSQSAGFVSLDCGGTEPFTDEHGLNWTPDDHLLYGSMYLTGVEDKFHLSVAARINFGAETEDPVRYPDDPYDRIWESDLLKKANCVSKNPQIRGCWDCTICSVFVNHEQMPTTYITCPVSIYNKMV from the exons ATGAGTTACCGGGTCTCCTCCATactcctcctcatcctcctAGATGGATCATGTTTACCTTCCGGGTTCGCTTCTGTTTGCGATCATCATCATAATAATGAATTGGAGGAGGTGTTCCGATGCGGAATCGAGAGAAAGTGTCATCATCATTCTCTGTTTCCCAGACCTCCTTCTTTAGAG GTGGATGGGGACTTGCTAGACAGGTTCTGTTTCTGG GAGAAGATGAGAATCTCGCTCCTTTTGTCGTGTCTGTTAGTTTCCACTTGTCTCTTCACTTCTTCATCATCTCAATCCGCAG GTTTTGTGAGCTTGGATTGTGGAGGTACAGAGCCATTCACCGACGAACATGGACTTAACTGGACACCTGATGATCACCTCCTCTATGGTTCGATGTATCTCACTGGGGTTGAAGACAAGTTTCATCTCAGTGTTGCTGCTCGGATAAACTTTGGTGCAGAGACTGAAGATCCTGTGAG GTATCCGGATGATCCCTATGACAGAATATGGGAATCAGATTTGCTAAAGAAAGCCAACTGTGTTAGCAAAAACCCACAAATTCGTGGGTGTTGGGACTGCACTATATGCTCTGTTTTTGTTAACCATGAACAAATGCCGACGACTTATATCACATGTCCTGTAAGTATTTACAATAAGATGGTTTAA
- the LOC108840509 gene encoding transcription repressor OFP8: MDKRMRLRVPSIVRTSVNSCRSRDLHDVVDTSAVASHTTSSERFFLTKAPHVKSHKPKPYAFPSNPFYEGSRSFRDIRKKMKTKRKQRSSQFGSDPHFATSFTSSGSWCWSCSEEEKESDDRDTHFSSRSFSSDYSKGESFAVVKKSHDPYKDFRTSMVEMIVERQIFAAAELQQLLQCFLSLNSLQHHSVIIQVFLDIYGALFST, from the exons ATGGACAAAAGAATGAGACTCAGGGTTCCAAGCATAGTCCG tacttccgtgaa CTCTTGCCGATCACGAGATTTACACGACGTCGTTGACACTTCTGCTGTTGCAAGTCACACCACCTCTTCCGAGAGGTTCTTCCTTACCAAAGCTCCACACGTGAAGAGTCACAAACCTAAGCCGTATGCGTTCCCTTCAAACCCTTTCTACGAAGGAAGCCGTTCCTTTAGAGAtataaggaagaagatgaagacaaAGAGGAAGCAGAGATCATCTCAGTTTGGTTCCGATCCTCATTTTGCCACTAGTTTTACGTCAAGTGGGTCTTGGTGCTGGTCTTGTAGcgaggaagaaaaagaaagtgaCGACAGAGATACACACTTTTCTTCGAGAAGCTTCTCCTCGGACTACTCCAAGGGGGAGAGTTTTGCGGTGGTGAAGAAGTCACATGATCCGTATAAGGATTTCAGGACGTCAATGGTGGAAATGATCGTTGAGAGACAGATCTTTGCAGCGGCTGAGCTGCAACAGCTTCTTCAGTGCTTTCTATCGTTGAACTCTCTTCAACACCACAGTGTTATTATCCAAGTGTTCTTAGATATTTATGGCGCCTTGTTCTCTACCTAA
- the LOC130498625 gene encoding uncharacterized protein LOC130498625 isoform X3 produces MSYRVSSILLLILLDGSCLPSGFASVCDHHHNNELEEVFRCGIERKCHHHSLFPRPPSLEVDGDLLDSVLSEQEKMRISLLLSCLLVSTCLFTSSSSQSAGFVSLDCGGTEPFTDEHGLNWTPDDHLLYGSMYLTGVEDKFHLSVAARINFGAETEDPVRYPDDPYDRIWESDLLKKANCVSKNPQIRGCWDCTICSVFVNHEQMPTTYITCPVSIYNKMV; encoded by the exons ATGAGTTACCGGGTCTCCTCCATactcctcctcatcctcctAGATGGATCATGTTTACCTTCCGGGTTCGCTTCTGTTTGCGATCATCATCATAATAATGAATTGGAGGAGGTGTTCCGATGCGGAATCGAGAGAAAGTGTCATCATCATTCTCTGTTTCCCAGACCTCCTTCTTTAGAG GTGGATGGGGACTTGCTAGACAG TGTTCTGTCCGAGCAGGAGAAGATGAGAATCTCGCTCCTTTTGTCGTGTCTGTTAGTTTCCACTTGTCTCTTCACTTCTTCATCATCTCAATCCGCAG GTTTTGTGAGCTTGGATTGTGGAGGTACAGAGCCATTCACCGACGAACATGGACTTAACTGGACACCTGATGATCACCTCCTCTATGGTTCGATGTATCTCACTGGGGTTGAAGACAAGTTTCATCTCAGTGTTGCTGCTCGGATAAACTTTGGTGCAGAGACTGAAGATCCTGTGAG GTATCCGGATGATCCCTATGACAGAATATGGGAATCAGATTTGCTAAAGAAAGCCAACTGTGTTAGCAAAAACCCACAAATTCGTGGGTGTTGGGACTGCACTATATGCTCTGTTTTTGTTAACCATGAACAAATGCCGACGACTTATATCACATGTCCTGTAAGTATTTACAATAAGATGGTTTAA